One Corynebacterium aurimucosum genomic window, GAGTTGGTGCTCATTGGAATCGACTTCGATCACGAGTCCACCCTGCAGGCTTTCAGCGACGCCGTGCTTTCCGACGCCGAAGTCGCCGCCCTTGTTTAGCTCGTCATTAAGGTGAACACGGGGTGAATTGCTATGCCCATTCCCTGGGGCGAAAACATGCATTGACATCGGGATTTGTTAGTTCTCTGGAGTGTGGGTATAGTTATTCCTCGTTGCACAGCAGAGCGCACACGCTCCGGCGTCAAGCACTGCAAACCAACGGACTGCGCCCGTAGCTCAACGGATAGAGCATCTGACTACGGATCAGAAGGTTGGGGGTTCGAATCCCTCCGGGCGCACAAAATTGCAGGTCAGACCCACTTTGCGAGGGTCTGACTTTTTTGCTTCTTGCGAATCCCCTGCACAGGGCGATATTCACAACCGACATATGTATCCCGCCCACGTGCATGTTTCGGGGGAGATATTGCACGCTAATGGCGCGGAACTCATGGGGCGCTGCGCGCGAATTGCCAAGCGGATGCTGCCAGGCTACCCGCCTGGGCCCAGTTAAGCCTAGGGCGCTTAACCTTGTAGCTATAAGAAGAGAAGCCTCTAGATTTCGAGGAGGGGAGAGCGGCTCTAGCTTCGGCAGTAATCGCGCATGGGCACTGCAACAGTCATCTGCTGTCTGCGTATCAGGCGGCCATTTTGCCTGAGGGGGATGGACGGCTCTTTCCTTTAGCAGGGGGAGTCTGCTCAAGGGTTTCTCGAGCGGGCACCGGGGAGGTAATTCCTTCACGCTCGTTCAAAAATGAGAAAATATATATGTAGATGAAATGCAAATAATAGTTTAAGGTGGTTTGGCGTAACTTTTCCTAGGAAAGCTGATGCCTGTTAAGAAAGGCAGAATTTTGACTTACGAAAGCTCCCCGTGCATGTCGCCTGTGGATCACTCTGAGTACGCCATTTTTGGGACTGAGGACGTGCCAGAGCCTCGGACATTGGTAGATATTTTTGAAGCTACGGTTGATGCTTATCCCAATGAAATTGCGCTCGAGGCATCTGAGCAGCTTACGTACCGCGAGCTTGCCCAACGGGTAGAGGCGCAGGTGCAGCGTCTCAACAGTATTGGTGTTGGGCCTGGCGATCGCGTGGGCATCAGGGTGCCGTCAGGGACGCTAGATCTATACATTGCTATTCTGTCCACTCTGTGTGCGGGCGCCGCCTACGTGCCCGTGGATTGGGACGATCCTGACTCGCGTGCCGATACTGTGTGGGAAGAAGCGGACGTTACTGCTGTCTACGGGGCTGAGCTCTCGCTGGAATTGCAGAAAGAATCTCAAGAAGGAGTGGAACAAAAGGCGCCGACGTTGGGCGATGATGCCTGGATTATTTTTACGTCTGGTTCCACTGGAAAGCCCAAGGGCGTAGCAATCACACACCGTTCTGCTGCGGCATTAGTAGACGCAGAGTCGCGTATGTACCTCACCGATGAACCGCTCGGCCCCGGAGATCGGGTTATGGCTGGTCTTTCCGTGGCGTTCGATGCTTCCTGTGAAGAAATGTGGTTGGCATGGCGGTATGGAGCTGCATTGGTAGCCGCACCACGCGATATCGTGCGTTCTGCTGATGCTTTGGGAAAGTGGATCACCGATCATGACATCACAGCTATATCTACGGTGCCAACACTGGCTTCCTTCTGGTCTACCAAATCACTTGAGAAAGTTCGTCTTCTCATCTTTGGCGGTGAGGCTCTGCCGCAAGAGCTGATTAATCGACTAGCAACTCCAGGTAGGGAGCTCTGGAATACCTACGGCCCCACCGAAGCTACTGTTATTTGCTCCGGGCACCGGATGGTTCCGATGGACAGTGACACGCCTGTTCGTATTGGGCGCCCCACTCCAGGTTGGCAATTAGCCGTGATTGACCCAGAGACAGAAGAACCAGTCCGTTGGGGAGAAACTGGAGAACTTGTGGTCACCGGTGTAGGCCTCGGGCGTTATCTGGATAAAGAAAAGGATGCAAAAACTTACGCACCGATTCAGGCGCTAGAGTGGCAACGTGCCTATCGCACTGGAGACCTTGTTGTAGCAGAGACAGAAGGACTCATTTTTGCCGGCCGCAATGACGATCAAATCAAGTTCGGCGGCCGTCGTATGGAGCTGGGAGAAATTGATCGTGCGCTTGCTGGCGCTCCCGGTGTTCTAGCCGCTGCAGCAGCTAAGCAAAAGACTCCAGCCGGTTCTGATGTCATTGTTGGCTACATTGTCCCTGATGGGGAGATTTCGATGGCTGACACTAGACGTCATCTTGCGACTGTGCTGCCGGGTGGCATTGCCCCGACATTATGCTTTGTCGATTCCCTGCCAACCAAAACCTCCGGCAAAGTGGATCGTAAGGCCCTTCCATGGCCTTTACCGGATTCCGACGACTTTGGCTCTGAGTTGCCTGCCAATCTGCAGTGGCTAGCTGAAAAGTGGTCGGATCAGCTAGGCAAGATTCCAATGGACGAGGGATCGAATTTCTTCGATCTGGGTGGTTCCTCTGTGGCTATTGCGAAGCTCGCAGTAGAACTGCGCAGTGACTATCCCACCTTAGATATTGGTGCGTTGTACGAAAACCCCACCCTTTCTGGCATGGCGGAATACGTTTCAGGACTCAAGCAATCCTCCGGTGAACGGCGTATGCCAGGCAAGATGCCATGGTGGTCGGGACTTTTCCAAACGGCGGTCGTTTGTCTAATCTACGTGCTAAACGCGGCACGCTATATTGTGGGATCCTTGCTAGTTGTTTGGGCGTTGAAGTTCTTCTTTAATGCTGCTTGGGTGCCGGGAATTTCTTTTTGGCCGCTCGCCGTCGGGTGGTTCTTGCTCTTTTCGGTTCCTGGAAAAATAGCGCAAATTACCATCGTCGCTAGGCTAGCCACCGCTGGGATAAAACCCGGAGTTTATAGCCGAGGAGGCTGGACTCATTTGCGCGTATGGGCAGCAGAGCGGTTCCTCACATTTCTTAAGCTAGAACCAATTTTGGGTACTCCTTTAGCACCCTTGCTGTTCCGCCTATTTGGGTGCACCGTGGGACGGGGTGCACAGTTGGCTACTTTTCCGCCTGTAACGGGTCTTGCCGAGATCGGTGACTACGCCGCCCTTGAACAGGAAGTAGATATAAACGGTTATTGGATTGATGGCGATGAAGTTCATATTGGTAAAATCGCTGTTGGCAACGGTGCGCGCCTAGGATTGCGCACTTTCGTTCACCCGGGCGTTCACGTTGGAGATTATGCAGAAGTCTTGCCTGGATCTGCGGTAAGCATTGATGTCCCGAGTGGACAGCTATATGGTGGGTCGCCGCTATCCCACCACGGTGAGGCTGGATTAACCTGGCCGGGGATTCATCCGGAAAGGGCGGCTGTTGAAGGCACAGTGGCAAAGGTAAGTACCTTTGGGATGCGGATCCTGTACTTCTTGAGCCTAGGATGGATGTCGCTGCTCCCAGTACTGGCTATTCTTCCGGGCTTGCTGGTGATTCTGCCGCAGGTTGTGAAACACGAGCGTTACGAAGAGGTATTTCCACTGTTGGCACTATGGGTGCCAGTATTTACCTTGTTGACAGTATTGTCATGGGTCACGCTTGTGATTTTTTCGGTACGTCTTTGCTCTGTGTTCATTAAGCCGGGGTATTTCCTCCAGCAATCTTCTACTGGCTGGGCTCTTTGGCTCACGCACAGTTTGTTGCAAAAGACTTTGACCTCTACCTACTTTCTCTATGCAGGGTGGATTACTCCAGCATTCATGCGGATGCTTGGGGCCCGTGTGGGTGAAAACACCGAAATTTCCACGGTAGAAACCATCCCGCATCTAACGTCTATAGGGAATCATTGCTTCCTTGCCGATCACTCCCTATGTACATCTGCGCGCTACCGAGGAGGCTGGGTGCATGTTGGGACGACAGTAATCGGTGATGGTTCCTTTGTCGGAAACTCTGGAATTGTCGGTGCTGACCACGATCTCCCGACAGATTCGCTCATTGCTGTTTTATCCTCCACCCCAGAACGTCCAGCGCGTGGCTCCTCTTGGCTAGGTCGATCCGTTCGACAGATTCCACGTTCACAGGTGAGCGCGGATAAGGAACAAACTTTTAATCCCCCGCATTATCTTAAGTTTGCCCGTGCTTTCGTGGAGCTGTTTCGATTCGTCCCAGCGATTATCGCCGCTTACTTAGATCTGTTTATCGTGTGGGTCGGGACCATTGTGTATATGCATTGGGGTATGGATGCTGCCGGAATGCGTGCTGTTGTGCTGCTATCCACGCCGATTGTTCTGGCTGCCGGCGTTATTGCAAGCTTGCTGCCAATCCTTGTAAAGTGGGCTCTTGTAGGAAAATTCCGAGCTGGAAATCACACCTTATTCTCCACGTTCGTATGGCGCGGTGAACTTGTTGACAACTTTACTGAAATGCTTGCAGTTCCTTCACTTGTCCGTATGTCGCTCGGTTCGCCTTTGTTCAATTGGTGGGCGCGCCTCATGGGGACGCGTATTGGCAAGCATGTGTGGTGTGAAACGTGGTGGTTGCCCGAATTTGATCTCATCACCATCGAAGATAGGGCCACCGTAAATCGAGGCACCGTCCTGCAGACCCATCTGTTTCATGACCGTGTGATGGCACTTGAAAAAGTGCACATCAAATGCGGCGCAACGCTAGGTGCTAATAGTTTCATGCTTCCCGGCTCCGCACTTGGTGAGCGTGTCACTGTACATCCAGGTTCTTTGGTGCTGCGCCAAGATGAAGTTCCGCGGGACACGATCTGGCAAGGCAACCCCATTTCTGCCTTGGATGAACCGGTCGAGCAATTGATCTCGAAGCCAAACTGAAACTTTAAGTAGTTCCCCTCAACAGACTAATTCCATTTCGTGCAGAGAAAGGTTCATTGTGACCGGACAAAACACGCCCCCAGAAACCACACAGAATCGCCCCACGCCTGGCCCCACGGATGTCCGTCCCATCTGGGATGGAGAGAAAGAGAAGCTGCCAGCCAGCATTTCCGAATTAAGCGATCCGGGTCCCCCTACATGGAGTACTGACCGCGCTTTCGGCCCACGTTTTAGCCCGAATCGAATCGTCGGGCTTGACGCTGCTCGTGGTGTCGCGATTATCGGAATGATTGCCGTACATATTCTTCCCTCCTCTAATGAATACACAGGAGAACCAACCGCAATTTGGAAGATGTGCGCTGGCAATTCTGCTGCACTTTTCGCAGTGTTGGCAGGAATATCCGTAGCTTTAATGACAGGTGCCAATAACCCGCATGTAGGCATAAAGTGGCGTCGCAGCTGTGTTTCATTAATAACCCGCGCTCTGCTTATTCTGGGAATTGGCCTAGCACTGGACCAGTTTGACGTAGATGTCTATAATATTCTGCCCTACTATGGCTTGATGTTTCTTCTCGCAGTACCTTTAACTCGACTGCGGATATGGCACCTTTTGTCGCTTTCCCTACTGTTTGCTTTTATTGGTCCATTAGTAATTTTCGCTACTAATTCGAGGGTGGTTTATCTAACCACGCTTAATCCGAGTTTCTACGACGTATTTGAAACTCCGCTCGACGTTGTTATCACCTTGCTAATAGGCGGGACATATCCTGCGATTACCTGGATGGCGTACTTGTGCTTAGGCATGGCCGTGTGCCGTATGAACTTAA contains:
- a CDS encoding Pls/PosA family non-ribosomal peptide synthetase; translated protein: MPVKKGRILTYESSPCMSPVDHSEYAIFGTEDVPEPRTLVDIFEATVDAYPNEIALEASEQLTYRELAQRVEAQVQRLNSIGVGPGDRVGIRVPSGTLDLYIAILSTLCAGAAYVPVDWDDPDSRADTVWEEADVTAVYGAELSLELQKESQEGVEQKAPTLGDDAWIIFTSGSTGKPKGVAITHRSAAALVDAESRMYLTDEPLGPGDRVMAGLSVAFDASCEEMWLAWRYGAALVAAPRDIVRSADALGKWITDHDITAISTVPTLASFWSTKSLEKVRLLIFGGEALPQELINRLATPGRELWNTYGPTEATVICSGHRMVPMDSDTPVRIGRPTPGWQLAVIDPETEEPVRWGETGELVVTGVGLGRYLDKEKDAKTYAPIQALEWQRAYRTGDLVVAETEGLIFAGRNDDQIKFGGRRMELGEIDRALAGAPGVLAAAAAKQKTPAGSDVIVGYIVPDGEISMADTRRHLATVLPGGIAPTLCFVDSLPTKTSGKVDRKALPWPLPDSDDFGSELPANLQWLAEKWSDQLGKIPMDEGSNFFDLGGSSVAIAKLAVELRSDYPTLDIGALYENPTLSGMAEYVSGLKQSSGERRMPGKMPWWSGLFQTAVVCLIYVLNAARYIVGSLLVVWALKFFFNAAWVPGISFWPLAVGWFLLFSVPGKIAQITIVARLATAGIKPGVYSRGGWTHLRVWAAERFLTFLKLEPILGTPLAPLLFRLFGCTVGRGAQLATFPPVTGLAEIGDYAALEQEVDINGYWIDGDEVHIGKIAVGNGARLGLRTFVHPGVHVGDYAEVLPGSAVSIDVPSGQLYGGSPLSHHGEAGLTWPGIHPERAAVEGTVAKVSTFGMRILYFLSLGWMSLLPVLAILPGLLVILPQVVKHERYEEVFPLLALWVPVFTLLTVLSWVTLVIFSVRLCSVFIKPGYFLQQSSTGWALWLTHSLLQKTLTSTYFLYAGWITPAFMRMLGARVGENTEISTVETIPHLTSIGNHCFLADHSLCTSARYRGGWVHVGTTVIGDGSFVGNSGIVGADHDLPTDSLIAVLSSTPERPARGSSWLGRSVRQIPRSQVSADKEQTFNPPHYLKFARAFVELFRFVPAIIAAYLDLFIVWVGTIVYMHWGMDAAGMRAVVLLSTPIVLAAGVIASLLPILVKWALVGKFRAGNHTLFSTFVWRGELVDNFTEMLAVPSLVRMSLGSPLFNWWARLMGTRIGKHVWCETWWLPEFDLITIEDRATVNRGTVLQTHLFHDRVMALEKVHIKCGATLGANSFMLPGSALGERVTVHPGSLVLRQDEVPRDTIWQGNPISALDEPVEQLISKPN
- a CDS encoding heparan-alpha-glucosaminide N-acetyltransferase domain-containing protein, which codes for MTGQNTPPETTQNRPTPGPTDVRPIWDGEKEKLPASISELSDPGPPTWSTDRAFGPRFSPNRIVGLDAARGVAIIGMIAVHILPSSNEYTGEPTAIWKMCAGNSAALFAVLAGISVALMTGANNPHVGIKWRRSCVSLITRALLILGIGLALDQFDVDVYNILPYYGLMFLLAVPLTRLRIWHLLSLSLLFAFIGPLVIFATNSRVVYLTTLNPSFYDVFETPLDVVITLLIGGTYPAITWMAYLCLGMAVCRMNLKWLTTQIRLTVCGGLIAASSAIFTTFALDYGGGFAKLYGQTDGYGAHDILEIFKFGPDGHLPTDTAWWLAISGPHTETTPSIMLSAGVALFVIGVLLVISRTLSGLLFPLITAGSMSMTLYVSHLLLFVPFLESIHEHAVIWFFAQIVSMMLLSSAWYFTVGKGPLESLMAMICRRIGKMVVPPSPEPVNVPLQDK